The DNA region TTATTAGGAATagtaaataagaaaataattataaaatatcatataaataattttGGAGACAAAATGTATAGAAATTTTATAGAGATTATGATTTGATTTAAAAGCAAATATGATATTTGTTACATTTATATTCCTAATGTCCGACAAATCAAACAATAATATTGACAATCATATCTAATCTCAACTTATAAATCAAACATTACTCGTAGCTAAGTACTcctacttaataaaaattatcatataaaaaatattattatatcaaaaatatCCTCTTCTAAttcatcaaaattaatttcaatttgatCAAATTCACTTTAATATTATTACAAGATGCATAGACTTTAGCCACACCAACTATAaacaattttaattatattattctatagtataataattttgaacaaaACCACTCCAAccctaaaataaaaatataaaaaaataatattttaatatctttttaaaCATATGATAATAAATATAAAGAATGCTCTTATAACTTTTACCTAGCAAGCCAATTGATATACCGGAACCGAACATACCAATCAAATTAGATGAGCTGAATCACATGGGTCAATCAGGCTAATTGGGTCAGGTCAGTACATGCTGATAAGTTCAAATGGGCTAGTCCTTCCTGTTGACCCAATGGAACAATCAATGCAATCAAGCTTAGCAGATCAGTCTATTTAAGCAGGTCGATCGGCTTAGATTGGCCAAATGCGATGGTTAAACGAGACAAGCCAGTCCGACCAGGTGAACAGGTCAATTGGTCTGAGCATGGCGTCTCGCCTACCTCTAGAGTTTTTCTCATCCATGCGCCAAAAACAGATAATTGCATccaaaaagtagaaaataatctattttttctttaaaaaataaacttttcgAAAGAAATTGTTTTTCAGCAAACATAAAAGATGTGCCTGAGAACAGTTCTTGCAAAACCAAACATGGTATTTCAACTCGATTACCTGAGGTTGCCTACCGAGATATAGCAAATCTCACCCTCGCAAACAATCATATTATTTCTTCTTATCGCTCACTCCAGCAGACCTGAGAAACAGAGGATATACTTAACTTTTCAgataaaaatgaaacaaaaacTAGCATTGGTTCGAGAAAAAACTTAAATTAGGCAGGTAATCAGGCCTGAGTCAAAAGCTAATACACAGTGCAAGTTCAAGTCCGAGTCTCTGCCAGACCGATGCTATTCTTGATCCAAAATCTAATGATTATAGAAAGCAAAACTGGAGTTTGAATTCAATCCAACATCATTTTATGGTCATCCCTAGAGGAAACTAGAGTGAGAATCACATTCATCATTCAGTTGAAAAGGAAATTCTGCTGCCGCCAACCACACTAATTGATTCAAACGCTCCCAATTGGGCCAAAGAGGTCCTGTGGGTTGATTGAGTAAAGCAGGATATCGAGCAAGATGAGCTAACTGATAGATCACACAAAGCCAAGGCACAAGGGACACCCATGTTAGAATGGGCCAACTAGTTAAATAGATCAAATGAGCCAAACAGGTCATGCGAATTAGAAGAATCAAGTGGAGTAGATCAAGTTGGCTGAATAGATACTAACTGATCAAGCCAGCTGATTTTACCTAGCAGATACATTCAAATGAACTGAGCAAATAAAATGTTTACTCCTCTTTACAAGGTTACATTTGGTTATGCATTTATCAAATAAAATCTCCAGTGAATAAATGTAAATTATAACTGTGATATTAGACTtatagaaaaaagaaaagaaaattactcCTACAACAAAAAACAGAATCATGAAAAACATAATAAACCTTTCACCTCATTTTCCGGAGAACATTAGCCATCTCCTctctcttcttcttggctcttttgTGTGTACCCAGCTTTCTCTTTGCAACCTTCAGTGCACGTTTATCCTTTCCAACCTTTAGTAATTCAGTGATCCTCTTCTCGTAAGGAGCAAAACCAGCCACTTCTCTGATCAAACTCCTAACAAAATGCACTCTCTTGCTAGTTTTCTAACACGTTATTGCCCAATATTAGTTACATTAGATCATAAtagtgaaaaaatatataaataaaaaaatgcaaAAATCAAAAGGACGCCCTTTATTTCCATTATCATCAAAACAGCATTTTATTTCAGAAAATATCAAAAAGACCCCTATCATATTTTTCATCTAAAAAATACCCTAATTTCAGCACTGTTATAGCAACTTTGGCCAATACCGCTACAACTAGAGCAACTTTAGCCAAAACTGCACCATGTTATACAACTTTAGTCAACACTACAACTAAAACAATTTTAGAGCAGCTTTGGCCAAAATTGCTACAACATGGAGCAACTTTGGCTAAAACTACTCTGACATGGAGCAACTCAATTTTAATCAACTGCTCTATCTTATACTAGTGTTGACCTAAATTCCTCCACGTTGTAGCAGTTTTGGCCAAAATTGTTACAACAGTATTTGGTTAGTTTTGACCAACTGAGAGCGGTTTTAACTAATATTCTCTAACCAATGCTAAAACAATTTTGGCCAAAATTACATGCAACAATTTTGAGCATATTATAGCAGTTGTAGCCAAAACTACTACAACAGTATTTGACCAATTTTGATCAAGTTGAAGCACTTTTAACCAATATTAAAGTAGCTATAACCAATACTAATACAATTTTGACCATTTTGAGTAGGTTGTAACAATTTTAGCTAAAATTGCTACAACAGTGTTGTCCTGGAACAAGGATATTTTAGGATGAAAAAAATAGGATGGGCGCCCTTCTGACATTTTTTTAATATGGAGCATATTTTTAATGATAACAAAAACAAGGGACactcttttcattttttcccaATAAAAACATATGGAAAGAGAAAGATATACTAATTTTGTGCCACTAGTCCTTGAATAAACAACAGAAATAACATAGCACAAGTCCCGAATGCAAGATAATTACAGATATGAATGCAAATGGTAATTAATCAGAGCACAGTAATTGATATTGCATTCTGAATGCAATAGAATGTTGGCTTTTAGGAGTTTGTTCCCACCAAGTAGTTGTTATGTCTGCTTTTTTTTTCCAACATAAAACTTGAAGAACAGGAGATGCACAGCAATTctctaacataaacataaactcAAGCAATGATGCCATCAAATCTTATCAGAATCAAACAAAAGGAAAACCTACAACCAAGCACTTTTCTTATGAAGAGAGCATGCACTCTCCACACACCTACTACTGGTAAATCTTGAAATCCGTCTAAAACTACTCGTTTACCTCGTAACAAAACAAAATCTTGCGCGTAAAATCAACAGAACCATAAATTATTTACTAAGTGGAATGCGAAATGAGCTTGAACAATGGATCAAATCGTAAGCTCCAATTTCCAAAACCTCCAAATTCATACCCCTTTGCGGCTGGAAGGACGAGGAGCTAACTCCCTCCTGGTGACGACGTGCCCTTTGTTGAGGCCGACGAAGAGACCGGTCTTCGGCTGAGGAGGGGCCATTGCCAGGCCTGGAACGCGAACTcccttcagacaaagtaagataACGATCAGATCAGGAGAAAACCCTACCGCCGACGAACTCAAATCTCCGTGGGCTAACGGCTTACCACGAAACGCAGCTGCAGCCGACAGCGCGACCAGGAACCCTAATGGCGGAGACGCGCGATCCGTTAAATAGCGAAATGAAATGTTCCGAACTCTGTTATATACGGAATTGCACTAGCGACTAAGAACCGTTCGATTTGATTGGATAGTCACATGGTGAATGGACGACATTGACAATTGGGACTCTGATGTTAAAAGTGTatccttaattaattatattGTCATTCTTTTGAAATGTATTAAAATAGCATTATACTAACAATTTTACGAGAGCAAATCCCGTGGTCCTTGAATTATGAATTAGGAGTTGGTTCATTATACGAGGATTTTTAATTTGGATGGATCTTATTTTTAAATAGGTGAGGTCTATCTAAATCAAGGTCCTAGCTCAAATACTAAAATATTATTAGCCAATTTAATCGTAAAAATATAAgctatttctttttataattaaaataattttgaataaaattggcccaacttaaaattatatatatatatatttatttatttttatattatatgtatttaagattcaaaattttaaaatttagaagttATGTTATAATGGATTTGAGTTAATAAGATTTTTTCCTTTAGATTTTGAGGTTTGAGGCTTCTCTTTTGAGTtataatattcaaaattaaaatttttagacgtcctgactctaataccacttgttaggaccgttggtcggttagaaggggggttgaatagccctgcacaaaaagTAAAAATGAACCCTTCTCAGACTTAAAAGagcacttgcataaaaataattaaataaacaaaaggGCAGAGgctcagaggatttacttggttacaaccggggaaattgttaatctaaggaatggAGTagtactaatttctccttcaggcggagaagcctttttacagcagtgtaagcacagaaaatgagaagtTAAATGAAAACTAAGATGTATACAAGTGTTGATGCAAGAATGCTTATTGTTCttctttagcttctggaccaagactgtatttatagccttggttggggcgtcTGAAAGGTTTCAGGCttctggagtgggatagaattataTCCCCGATGCGTCAGTCAAAGTCCACGTCAATCATGATAAATtttgggttctgggcgcccgtTAGGGTTCCGGGTCCTCTGTTCTGGCTCTGCTCACCTTGATCCGAGACTTCCGCTCCagatccactcgcttgggtgatttcggccattcggaatagggctcacccgaacccaacttccggtcttctcctcgagcaagcttccgctccggcttctcgtacctcggaatcgtcgcatgcttccttctcgtccgccagtgtactcttccgcagcttcgtccctcggacgcactgagcctgtcaactctctcccgtgccgaccttctcgctagctacatcttttgctccctgagcaattttcttctctagcttctcgtccctcagaaacatcgcacgttccttctcatctgctggtgtactctttcgcaacactTCATcactcagacgcaccgagcccgtcagctctctcttgTGCCGTCATtcttgctagttgcatcttttgctcgacttcttctgctcataagtttctgcacacttagacacagggttaaatacaataggacctaacctaacttaattgatcacatgcatcaaaactatcttgaaattccaacaacaacaacattaATAACTATGCCTTCAAATGAGAACATGAAAGCTCTAATAGCTCTTAGAGATGCAGCAACCTAGCTTTTTTTTCTCGTAAGTGAATAACAAATAATTTGTCACCTTAATTCTAGAAGGAGGAAATAGGAATGGTGATATTTAAAgagaatttgaaatttaaaatattaatagatAAATCTACATGTTTCATTACCCTTTCACGATGTCGCTAGGAGTAGCTACATGTGTTCATGGGTATTAGGAGTAGCTACATACATCGTTCAACTTAAGCCTCAAACTACGACacttgtactttttgaactagTCATGGAAACATGTATATGGTTGGAAAGAGAGGGGATGATGTGCTCTTTGGAGTTCCTTTTACATTATATTTTTCATTCTCAATCTAGATGTACTAAATATTTTTCACATCCTTCTCAATCTGTTATACAAAGAATTCTTTATTCAGCTTTATTTATGTTTATACTCCTAAGATTGGATGAATTTTGTGTCTCGTTTTTGCTAATGAGTGAGGACTGAGTGATGACTATCATATTTTCATTTCATAGGAAGTAAATGACaattttgatatgaaaaattGTCAACTAATATTTGTTTTGTTGTTAGGCATAATGACATTATATTAAAACACGAAGGGAATGTTAATCAATATTGTTTTGTTGTTTCAATATTTTTACGGAATTTGAATATGGTAATGTTGATGATGAGGATGATGACGATACGTTGTTGATACTCTTTGATAAAGATGAGCATCATGGGGTATGGTGTCGCGGTAGGACATCTAGGTTGTCACCCAGATACCCGTGATTCGATCCCTAGCTACAACATATTTACAGGAATTTTCAATGAGACTAAcggaattattattttttttccttgataaagaaGGAGGTTAGTACTTTTGTTTGGCATGCAAAGAGTAACGTTTTAGTTATTATTCTGTTACTTTTTTTATTACTCTTGTTGAATACTAACATCCTTTATTAGATAATAAGCATTCGATTAGAATTCAATCTATCTTCAGTTCTTGGATTTATCGctagattttattatattagaTGATATTTTTAGATCAATAAACCTAACTCCCTCACAGTTGGAGTATAAATGTAGGTGTAGTATATGATAATTTTTTATGccatttctataaaaggtttaaaGGTGATTGATAAGGATGTTAGGTTTTAATATGTAAAGGTGCAGTATGTAATTTGGGTATATGATGTAGGCTCAATTTTAgatatttctttattatttctcTCAAATCTAATGCATTTTGTATTTTTTTCCCATTTCAATTTGcacaaaaaaattaatattataataaattttaatatgatgaagtcagaagtgaatgaaGTAAATTTGTCTACTCGAACCTATATGCCTAAATAGGTTGTGTACGTTGggataaatatttgattttttatattttttgatataCTTGTGGATACACTTttgattttttcgatatattttTTTGTAATACTTATGAATTGGTGAATGTAAACTTGTGAATTTGTTGATATATAATTTTGGCTTTATACTTATGGGTGGATATATACTTGTGGATTGGTAGATATAAATTTGTAGATTTCTTGATAATTATGAAGTTATTTCTTATCAATTACTTTAGTAAATACAAAACAATGAAGTCTTTTAAATCAATTACTTTGTCAATAAATGTAAATTGCGAAATAATATAATATCAAATACTTCGACATATACAAGTTATGACAAagttataaaatatatttattacggTAATCAAtgtaaactataaaattatatatcatcTATTACTTCGGCATATTACAAAACCAACGAAGTAAAAGATGTTTTTTTTACTTCAACATTGTCTAACTTAGAATTGATTTTGCCTCCTTGAACCAGTTAAAGACTTCGCTAATTTAATATATACGACTTCGGTGATTGATGAAGTAAAATAGTATCCTTTTACTTCATATGCGTTTATTTCGATAATTATCTATCTATGACTTTGATGAATATACGgagtaaatcatgaaaattctACTAGTTCAGCCAAGCCATCATGTGGCTAGGTTGCCCAACCAGGTTGTATGGGCTGCCATGTAACTAAGTCGCCCTGCAGGTTGTCCGATAGGGATGCCGTGTTAGTCGCTTGACAGGATCATTACAGTGaaagaatttttatatattttttatttttaaaataaaaataatattttaggaAAGAAATATGTCTTTATATAAAAGTACGGCCTCTagaatttttaacaaatataaatGAGTGATTTTAGCAAATATAGTTGTATAAAATTTAGAATAGTCATTTTGGATCAGCTCGGGCTCTTTTCGTTAAATATTTTAAatggattaaattaaaattttataaatctatttaaaaatcaAGTTCAACAGATCAGTTTACAAGCTAGGCGAACTGTATGTGATGAGCACATAAGTTAGCCAGTAAgctgagaagaaaaaaaaatgaaaatttaatggGTTCATATATTAGCCTTCTTAATTCAtaaccaaaatttaaaatttttaatttttttatgttttttaatcaACTAACCGACTCAACCTGTAAATCATCTTGAATTAAAAATTTCCTAATCCATCCAAACCCGACAAATGATGAATTTTGGACGGAGCCATCCGCCTCGCCAAGCCCAATCTACAGTTCTAATACAATTGCTCCAACATTGTGCTACTTTATGCAAAGCCATATATCAATATGATatgattttgtccaaaactacTCTTAACGTCCTACAATTTTATCTAATCAAATAACATTGAAAATAGGAAGAGGATATTAGgcatctaaaaaaataaaaatatgcaacAAAAGTCTCCTCATCCGGCAGAGCGCCGCCCTGCAGAACAAGGGCTCCGACGAGGCATCCGCCCGCCACGGCATCCACGGAGAACGCCTAGGCTAATTCGAGAGGAAGGAAGGTTTCTGTACGAATCAACAAAGCTTTTCTTCGATTCCATTTAGCAGCCAACCGAAGAAGATCAATTGCTCACTGACTGTGTCTCGATGAGTAGTTTCAGTAAATTCTGCAGCTTTTGTAGTAAAAGGGGTAGTCGTCATCTTAACTCGATACTTTTAGGATTAGTcaaacaaagtaaaaaaaaaaaaaaaatttacaacccTGTGACATGAATATACAATTAAGTTATTAAAGTGTGTTTTATCTCttactaaaaaaatttaaaaatcaaaagacatcttttatttttttttaactatatatatatatatatatatatatatatatatataattgcatCTTAATATAATTCTCAActagaaattatttttattttaatactgttatattataacaaaaaataaaattattttaattttatcaaaattacgaTATACGAAACAGATTGATATATCAAAATACTTTTtattagcttaattaaaattatttaaatttaattaaaattatttcaaaactcttGTAGCAATTATACTCATAGTTGCTATATAATTTTATAACTATTGTAACAGTTTTGTCAGACTGAAGTTGTGATATAACTACTACAATAATTAAAgtttttttgaaattattaatCTTGGTTAAAATCGAAATAAATATACTTTTGttattaaatttgaataattttaatcgaattaataaaaaaatattttggtaaCTCGGATGTACAAATATACTTCTAGTCATCTAATTCACAAGTTTGTTGTGTTGATTctataaatgacaaattaaataATGATGTTGACTCAGAAAGAGATGTTACTTAGCTTGGGTATATTGTTCTGAACAATAGATATATCTTCGTGTAGAAGACAGAAAGAAAGACAAGGACAGAAAGAAAGACGAGGACATGAGGGAGCATCCGACGAGTGTATTCTCTTCATAGTTCAACAACATGATAAGacctttcattaaaaaaaaaacaacgagATAGGACCAAGCTAGCTAAGAGAGAACAAATGATAGTTCAACAACATGATAAGAcccagagaaaaaaaaaagataatttgcTAAATCACGTACAAGATGTATATtcaatttttatattattaaaataaataatcattTTTAATTATACCCCTACTTTACCAACAATCGATAGCTTGATTGATCAGTTTCATTCATCAATTTCTAAATTTGCTATGCTCTATCGTGCATTGTGTGAGAAAACCATTTACTCAACTCTCAACACATAATaaatttatgttaattttttttaaaaaaaatatgaattataTTTAGGCTATAAAATCTATGTTTAAGGGTACGATTATACTCAGTATGAGGAAAGGAATGAAATGAACTCAGTTTGAAGTATTTTTAAAATGTCAAAGGTCATTAGCAAAATTTGACCAAAATTTGTTaataaccttggacacctcagaatactttaaactaagtttattGCATTCCTTATATCATCCTAAGTGTAATTATAttcttaaatataaattttataaccTAAATCAGAGAGTtatgaattttttataaatattagaATCGTTTTAAATTAAGACCATTACACTCCTAGAAATGTCTTAAGTATAATTATGCCCTTAAATCTAAATTCCACAACATACATTGAAAGACGTAGAATTTTGAAATCTTCAAACCCATGTGACAATTGGACATAAGTTCATTAAAAAGTCTAGGTCTATCATACACCAACAAAAGATTCTTAGAACTTTCATATTTAAGACCACATCAAAACCCCCTCACTTTTGACCATCTTACTTGAACTAAATAGTCTGACACATGGGCGAAGCCTTTGAAGTTCTAAATCatgaaaatatagaaacaaaTTCTGAAAACATTTACAGTGCTCTTTGTAGATGATCTAGAGAAGATCTTGTGGTCTTCGTGTGCAATTGGCGATGGCAACTCATGATCTTCGGACTTGTTATCAGAAGAACTATCAcaagtacaaatcaaacaacccttCGTGTTCCACGAACCAAACCTCAAGCCTTCTCTTGTTCTCACTTTTTTTCTTAAGAGGTCTTCGATGCACTTGGACGTACATATTTACAGGCAGAGCAAGCATCTTCCTTTTCTTATAACTTGTGCTCACTATCATGTCCTACATCTTTCACTTATCTAAGTTAATTTATTTAGTCATAAAGACTATATGAAAATATTCaattcatattttttaaaaaataatttgtacGACAACAATGTTGTTACACTGAACAATTACAGTTAAGAAAATTTATT from Zingiber officinale cultivar Zhangliang chromosome 4B, Zo_v1.1, whole genome shotgun sequence includes:
- the LOC121976191 gene encoding 60S ribosomal protein L36-2-like; this translates as MAPPQPKTGLFVGLNKGHVVTRRELAPRPSSRKGKTSKRVHFVRSLIREVAGFAPYEKRITELLKVGKDKRALKVAKRKLGTHKRAKKKREEMANVLRKMRSAGVSDKKK